Within Coffea arabica cultivar ET-39 chromosome 4e, Coffea Arabica ET-39 HiFi, whole genome shotgun sequence, the genomic segment gataatttttaaaatttaacacTCCACCTGCTACCACTACCCACCATGGCCACcgccctctctctctccctcctccTCTCTTCTTCCCgtccctcttcctcctcctccctctctctcctcCCATCCTTCCCTTTCCCTTCCCTTTCTCACCACACCACACCCTGCCCCTCCCCTTTCTTCCCCTTCCCGATCTGGCCTCGTCGAGACCAGATCGCGGCCTTTGGTAGGCTAAAGGGGAGGAGGTGGGATGTGGTAGGGAAGGGGAGGGGAAggggaagaaaagagaggaggaagaaagagaGGGAGAAGGAAGAGGGAGGGAGAGGAAAGAGGAGAAAAGAGGAAGAGGAGGAAGATGATGGGTGGGGGTAATGGTGATGATGATAGATGGAAGAAAAAGATAgtgtagattttattttttaatttttttttgtatatttggagttatttttAATATATTGTATGAATATGatatttttggagttgtttttgtttgtatattattgtaacattgtatataaaaaacttgtttttcaaaaaatggaaaatacaAACAAAGCCAAAATTTGGTTTGTAAAAAGATTACTTAAGCAATAATGAGATTTTTGTTCGAATCtcaaattcttctttttttttcattttttattatatttttttgaaacaatAATTTGATTATATTCATATCAAAAGATGTACAATTACGAGCAAAAACTTGAGTTGATTATACAGTTAGTGTACATGACACTGAAGATTAGTATTTCCTCATCTTGTATAATGCCTAATGCATAAGAGCTTAGTATTTCGTTTTTATTATAAAGtttagaattttttgaaaaagtaaaaattaatatatttaaCTCTTAAACCTcccatttttcccatttttttccTGCATGGTTTGAATTTCCCTTAAACCAAATAAAAATCCCTCCATAATGAACCTAGCATGCTAATTTTCTACGGCTGTTATATTCCAGTGGCTACTAGTTTTGGTTAATATCCGCTTAGCCAAACACAGAAGCTGCCTGTACATGTCATTCCTTCCGAAGGTGGAGCCttggaaaactttttttttttcttttctttggacTAGTTGAACAAACATtgagaattttttatttttcagtgGTTATTCCAAAATCACGAAATCTCTCAAAATAACTTCTAAAGAAGAAAATGCACGTTAGGGAATATCATAAATCTTTCAATATATGTGAGTTAGAAATTAACATAGTTCATGAATTAGGGTCAATCAACCAAAACGGTCATCTACCAAGAAAAGCATCGTGAGGGGATTGGATGGTTGGGCAAAATACAAACAGTGTTATGTTGTTTtattaattaaaaataattgtAATAATTCCTCATATTTTATCGAAAGACTTTGATTGATCCCGACATGATCTTTGTTGCTCTGCATTTTAGCAATTCCAAGTTGGTAATTTTTCCTATATGCAGACCAAATTTCACAGCTCTGGATCTTTTGATCTTCTACTAAGAAAATGAGATCAAGCCCTCTAATTGCCTTCAATGGTAGGGAAAGAGGAGCATTTAACTAAAGAAATTAATGCAAAGGGATTGCAAGAATGCATGCAGATTTTGCTGCTTTTCGTTCATGAGCTACCTTTATGACTTTACCACCATCTGTATATGGAACAACAAAAGCAGCACCTTCTGAACGAAGGAAGGCACCTATGCTATCCCATATGGGTCAATCGGCTTTGATCTTCAACCCTTATCTTTTCGAGGGCTTCACTTTTATGTGAAAGCAGATAGCTTTTTCCTACTTTCAAACCAAACTAtgcatattttttcaaaatcagcTAAAAGAAAGACATCCGCTATTTCAATCTTTTAAAATGTCACCTTATGATAGAGGTGGATCGACGACCTTTCTATGTCAGATATCCATATTTCAAAGCAAACAATTAATTTAGTTCAAAAGATTGTCAAAACCATATAATGCAAACATGTTAAACTATAATAAAGCTAACAGCAGAGTGCGGagggaaaaataatgaaatcgTAGGAGGCCAACTtcggtgaaattttgaagggtcTGTCCAACGAATGTCTAATTGGCACTCGTTAAAACATATTTCGggtgtaaatttttgaaaaggtAAAGTTAGTTAGGAAAAGGGTATAAATGCGAGGGAGGATAATATATAATTGTacttagaaaaaatatataaatacaagcGATGATAATTATTGTTATTATGTGTATTTAAACGGTAGGTTAGATGTCACGTAGATGTGCTGACAAGTACACATTGAGcgcttgttaaaaaaaaacccaaattttaaatgctagttgaaattttctaatttagcTGTAGAGTTGAAAATGGTTTTATCCAGCATATTTATCCTGTTTCTTTGTTCTAAAATGTTActagaagaaaatttttttggctGCTAATTCAGTCATGGAACAAAAGATAATGGATTGGATTATCAATTATGAACACgatgcaaacaaaatgattATGTGAGGAATATAATGATTCACTGCCAGTTGTTTTACTTATGCACGGGGAAGTGGGAATCTATTTCATCAcgtttctcttttttcttcgtTCTCTAGAAATGGAATCATTTgtagattttttattttctccaaAGGAATCAGTGAAGTTTACCGCCTAAGAAAATTGAAAGCATTTTTGCTCTCTTTTCCAGTTGCCAATCATCGTCTGTATATCTTTGTTGTCTTCAGCCAAAGTAGAAAATATATTATCTTGTCTACGATATTACTCCGTAACAGGATaaagtttctttctttgctACGTAATTCTTTGCTCATGATGACAATTACCACTTTGGAACTCTGACTGATATAAGAATACGAAAGAGAATCGGACGAAATAGAAAAATATGGAGTCTATTGTCAGTTTAAATCTCTTCCTCGTAGAAAACCAAaaagggccaaaaaaaaaaaaaagaaaagaaaacacacAAATCTTCTTCTTCTACGTAAGTTTGATTTTACAATATGGTAAATGTTACTAGAACTCCATAATGAGTTAATGACACTCCTGACTATCAAAATAgctcatattttttttatttttttttataattttatataaaaagGAGTGGTCATAAATTCAATTACGAATAGGGATATTTTTATCCAAGTCACATGctgaaaagttaaaaaaaaaaaaaaaaaaaaagtatcaacAGAAAATGAAGAAGTCCTTTGCTCTCACAAATAATttaaacattaaagaaaaatcaatAGGCATTTAAAATTATTCAcgtataattttaattttacgATGCAACAAAACAACTTATTTTCTAGATCCAAGCCTCTATGGATCCATTTAAGTCACTACTGACATGACAGTATGGATATTATCATTTAAAATCTCTACATAATATTACGTCATATTGACTCATGTTCATATGCACAAGGGGTAATTAAAATCTTGCTAATAGTTGctcatttttttggttttagatTGAAATTAATTAGATTGATGTTAcggattaattttatatatgttaataatatatatatttttactcTTGAATTCATGACACGTAATTTTAATTTGAAAGTTGTTCACAATCATAAATTATAGTAAGAAACACAACCATGTTAGCTGACCTTTCTATCTTTCTTTaccagtagtagtagtattttatTAAACTCCTAGTCAGCTTTGTTCGTGGAGGGAAAAAAAGGGTAAGCAACCAAGCATTTTGATCTTCATGGACCATTAGAcagtagaaaagaaaaaggattatACGATCCTTCTTTCTTAAATTTGAAGCTTCCCAAGTATCCATACCATCACCTTTATGTCCTAGTCCATTGCACTATAAAGAGCCATGACTTTTAACCTATCAAGCACAGCCTCCTCATCATCAACATCTTCCCAGAGCTCTCTTCCTTTGTGTCTCTGTCTCTGTCTCAGTACTCTGGGATTAATTGAGGATATGGGCTGTCTGAATTTTGTCAAGGATGGAGTAATCAGGCTGCCTCCTGGTTTTCGATTTCAACCAACCGATGAAGAGATTGTCTTCCAATATTTGCTGCGTAAAACATTTTCTTGTCCTTTGCCTGCTTCAATCATTCCTGAGATCAATGTCTGCAAGCATGATCCCTGGGATTTGCCGGGTAATTACCTCGAGAACTCAGTGCTCACTTTGAACTCTTACCATaaccttttcaattttcttgtttaCCATGATTAAGCTGATTTGAAATACAACCTCATCTTAAATTATGGAAAAACAAATGGACTGTCAAGAATGTCAGTCGAACGTGGGCACAAAGTCTTGCCCTTACTAGTGCTACAAAATGTATTAAGCTGCCCGGCTTATAGATGGGAAATGGTATTTGTCATAATTCACATTTTAATGCTGCAGCAATTCTCGTAAAAACGATAATACTATCTATCCAAGTCAAAGTAGtagtattatttgatttaacTTGGGAAGGGAAAGATTGGTATGGTATCAAAAACTTGCTGCGGGTATATAAATTTGCTGATTTTCTTGACCTGCATGATATTTGTATaggtgatttggagcaagaCAGATATTTCTTCAGCAACAAGGAAGCCAAGTACCCTAACGGTAACAGGACGAATAGAGCTACTGATACTGGCTACTGGAAGGCCACTGGTGTAGACAAACAAATTGTGTCTTCCAGGAGAAAACCGCTGCTGGGGTTAAGGAAAACATTGGTATTCCACAAAGGGAAGTCTCCGCATGGCTCCAGAACGGATTGGATCATGCATGAATATCGCCTTATCCTCACAGGAAAAACAGCCTGCTGCTCGCAACAAACTGCAAAATCTTCTCAGGTAAACTCTTAAAAGGATTATGGATGAGATTGAATATAGATATATTCAAGTTCTGAGGACCACttgaatggaaaaggaaaaaagaaaagagaacctcataAGTAATATAGATATATTCTAGTTCTACGTGCTTCTTTAGCATTGGAgcataaaataaagtaagaggTCGGACAAGTTATGTCACAGATCATTAAGTATTGAATTATCAAAGTGAATCACTCTATGTTACGTACAAATGAGTATTATAAATAGACAACTCATCTCTTTTGGTATTGCAGATTATCTATTAAATAAGTCAACGTACATATACATATGTAAGTGTACAACAGTTAATTAAACCAATTACTAGTATCAGTGGAACCCGAATATGATTCTCTATAGTGCCTTAGAGTCTCCACATGGCTTAGGAACTACTACACATTATGATTTCACTCAATGCGTGGAATATGTTCTTTGCCAGATAATTGTGTTCTTGATCCGTTAatcatttgtttaattttttttttggttacttTTTAATGTTTTGCAGAGTTCTTCGGTCCAATTGGGCAATTGGGTTCTATGCCATATATTTTTGAAGAAAGGAAGCACCAAAGCTGTAGATGAAACTGTGCAGGTTTGCAAGAATTATAAGAATATAGCCGAGCAAAATGTGAGAATGGACCAGCATAGATTCGAAAATTTCACTATTGGCAACTTGAGTGAAGTAGCTTCAACCTCGTCCTCCAGTTCTTTCTTCTCTGATCCAAGTGTTCTAACTGAGGTCTCCTCTAGTCAGTGTGATTACGAAGAAACTAGTAGCCCCATTGTATAATTTCCTTTATTTATTGGCTTCATCTCACTTTGAATCTAGTTCCTCTTCATCTTGTGTTGATCTTTAGCCTTTCTTTTGGGTTCTTTTGTATGTTTTTTGACAATGGAAAAGTGAAAGTTGAACGTCTTTAATTAGGCAGCCGCAAATCcaaaaagaatgagaaaattGGCGTACTAACACAGGCTTTTAGGACGTACGCCTCTTAGGAAAGAAACTGAAAGTGCTCAAAAACACGTGCAAACTGCAGCAGTTTCCTCCTAATAGAAATCAAGAGGACCAAAATTTTGGCTCAAGAAGTCATTGCAGCTGCAAATTTGCTCATGgttcaaaaagggaaaaatagcTTGGAAGAAAATGTTTTCCGACATAAAGATCAGACTTTATTGATTGTTCCcttctacctttttttttttttgggggggggggggggggggggggatgggGCTCACAAGTTCCATTTCAAACCAGTTCGTCCCTATAGACTAAACAAGTTGGAGAAGGATGTAAAAAATTTAGTTAAGATGTAAACAAATTGGAGTAAAATGTAAATAAATTGGAGTAAGGagtaaaagaatttgaaatgacaTGTTTGGATAAAGTActatttaaatattatttaaaataattacggagtataatattttttattatttaatatatcgaagataaaaatgtggttgagaatataaaatattagtgtAAAACGTGTTTATGATGTAAGCAAAATAATATAGTTGAAAAATCTTTTGTGTCTGAAGACACATTTTACCCTAAAAGGGACCGGTGAGACCCCAGATCCGATGTCTTTGTACCATGAGGctacttcaattttttttaaaaaaaaaaatccaagtttCCTgctgtatacatatatatatatatatatatatttgttaaaaatcttCCAGGAAGTATCCCAAAAGAAAGTACAACAGCTATATAATAATTAATCTTCAGATTTGTTGCCAAAAAAGAGGCTGCTAGATCTTGAAAGTCAACTGAGACAGTAGGTTTATTGTAAGTGATCAGGACTAAGAGGCATTCGAATCTTAAGCTTTCGTATAGAAAATTAAAGCAGCATGTTACATAGAATTAGATTACGATAATGAAAGAGAGGTTGGGGAAGAAGCAAGCAAAGCATATACTTATCACCTTTTCTGAAGAATCTGATGTAAAGAAGGGGCTTAAAACCAGGATTCCACATGCTTCCCATTCAACTTGTTTTTAATACAAAATTGCTCTTAGAATTCCTTTGTCTGCCCAGTTCGCAGGGTTGCTTTCGCTGCCACTATGTACTATTTAAGGAGGAGAACAAATTAGTGCTTGTCTGTTGTGAAATTTGAGGGACCAATGGGCAAGTGCAAATTCTTCTACCCTGTTTCATTTCATGTGAAAAGCAGCACATCTCCTCTATGGAGAAGAATGTTCTACCTGGAATTAGAAATCACAcatcaaaaaaaagaaataggcaTTAATGTATTAGATTTACTGGTGATGGAGGCAAAAGAATAATTTTGTCATACTCAATGTGCATACAGTAGATAACATTCACAAAATAAACATTACTTTTTTAGAATACATTAATTTgagctctctctttttttttttttttttttttgagatatcaATCTTTATTTTATCACGGCCTCATTCTTGAGGTATCAGGTATGTGCTCAAACTTTCTTGCAACTGAGCTCGCTAGCTCTCCAAATTAACATATGGTCACAAAATGTGGCGTTGACAAGCCAACTACTCTATTAGCTTTTGCAGAAGTCAAAATTGGACCAACAACCTGAATTTCAACGATTCACACCAATGTCTCATTAAACTATCAAACCAAAGAAGTCAGTACTGTGTTGGATTTTAACCAGTGTGGGGCCTGACAAGTTCCGTTTCAGTAATGGTAGCCGGATTTCACAAAGGGAtcatttcagaaacctctcttgaggtttctaacaatttcacttgAATATTTTGAACCGTTAGAAACGTCACGTGATAATTAACAAAATCTCAGGGGAGTACAAAGTAATTcggctatttttcttttctccacaTTTCCCCTTCTCATTATTGtcattcttctttcttttctgttcCTCCAATTGCTATCGCTTGATAGCCTTCTCATTTTAGCTAGATCTCTCATTACGGCTGTTGCCTCTCCTCGTTTGGTCCAAAATTTTTCCATTGCCAAAATTAAATGTAAAATTAGTAACAGAATTGATCATGTAATGAATggttatttttcttcaaaacaattgaaaatcttcctttttctttgacGGGTTTCTACCTAATTCACCAGACAAGAATGTGTTTTCCTTAAAATTTTCTTCTAATTAGGATTCAGGACCAAGCAACTATGTGATGGTGCCAATAGCTCAGCTGCATCAACATGTGGAAGGCCACTGGGCCTCGGTTTTAGCTTCAAAACCGGTGAATTATATGTTCTTGACTTCAAATTCGGCTTCCTAGTGGTTTCGCCTGGTGGAGGGCTTGCAACTCCGCTAGCAACTGGATTCAATGGCACCACTTTTGTATTTCCAAATGCATTAGACATCGACCAAGCTAATCAAATCGTTTACTTCACAGATGCTGGCGCAATATTTTTGTCCAGGTTCGTTGAAAATTCCAATATCATCAAATTATTTAAGCGTTCTTGGAGATTGACATGCCTAATAAGACTGGGCAAAATTGATTATTTTGCAGGAATCTTTCCACGATCATCCAGAGCAATGACACTTCAGGAAAGTTATACAAATATGATGTAAGGACTAAAACGTTGTCATTGTTGCTAAATGGACTGTCTGGACCACTTGGAGTTGCTGTAAGCAAGTGTGGTGCATACGTTCTGATTGACGAATATATTGCATCGAGAGTTCGAAGATACTGGGTGAGAGGTCCAAAGGCTGGCTCCTCAGAAATATTGGTCAATCTTCCAGGGAGCCCAGATAACATTAAAAGAACCATTTCAGGGGATTTTTTTGCAGCTGTGACCATTTTAAATCGGCACACTTTTCAGACAACTTCGTCTGTTGGGCAAAGGATCAATGGCGACTTGGGCATTGTTGAGGCAACAGTGAACTTGACCGCACAGTATACAAATAACTTGATTAGCGAAGTACAAGAATTCTTGGGGAAGTTATACATAGGATCCTCGACCGCTAGTTTTGTAGGTGTATATGGTCCTTGAAGGATTAATTGGTCACAATTATATAACGAAATTTATATCTTATCTTACTATAATAAAAGCATCCTTGCGTATGGCATCTTGACCATTCATCTAAGCTGTTTGTTTGTTTAATGGTTTATCAGCACATTAATTCATTTGgtgggataaaaaaaaaaaaaattgccaccgattcctctcctttttttttttcgggcaATGATAACATTTGCATAATCTAATATATCATATTCTATAAGAACGGGAGCCTAAAGAAGCTGTGAAAGGGATTGACAGATATATAGACCTAACTAAACCAAAAAGAGTGCTTTAACaccttttttgaatttttttcactgTAAGTGGGGTTCAAACCCCCAACCTATAATCCAAAGAGAGTAGGGACTTAGTCCCTCTCACCACTTCCTCTCCTGCTgcctcctcttcttcctctcttcGTTGCTGTCGATCCCAATTGCTGCACAAATTGGCTTCTTACCCTTTTACATTCGGTTGAATTGAAGGAAAGCCAGAGCAATATGCAATTTGGCGTAACATTTATCCTCCATTGTGGCTGCGCAAAGTGTTGGTGTTTGGCGTTCGGAGGTAAatgtaataatttttctttgttCCTTGGTGCTTTCGCTCCATCTCTGTATGTTAAATAACATATATAGTTAGATGATATATGATGGG encodes:
- the LOC113741627 gene encoding NAC domain-containing protein 83; translated protein: MTFNLSSTASSSSTSSQSSLPLCLCLCLSTLGLIEDMGCLNFVKDGVIRLPPGFRFQPTDEEIVFQYLLRKTFSCPLPASIIPEINVCKHDPWDLPGDLEQDRYFFSNKEAKYPNGNRTNRATDTGYWKATGVDKQIVSSRRKPLLGLRKTLVFHKGKSPHGSRTDWIMHEYRLILTGKTACCSQQTAKSSQSSSVQLGNWVLCHIFLKKGSTKAVDETVQVCKNYKNIAEQNVRMDQHRFENFTIGNLSEVASTSSSSSFFSDPSVLTEVSSSQCDYEETSSPIV
- the LOC113740682 gene encoding protein STRICTOSIDINE SYNTHASE-LIKE 12-like, which produces MGFRTKQLCDGANSSAASTCGRPLGLGFSFKTGELYVLDFKFGFLVVSPGGGLATPLATGFNGTTFVFPNALDIDQANQIVYFTDAGAIFLSRNLSTIIQSNDTSGKLYKYDVRTKTLSLLLNGLSGPLGVAVSKCGAYVLIDEYIASRVRRYWVRGPKAGSSEILVNLPGSPDNIKRTISGDFFAAVTILNRHTFQTTSSVGQRINGDLGIVEATVNLTAQYTNNLISEVQEFLGKLYIGSSTASFVGVYGP